CTATAGAATGGATAATATCCATTTTCTAGATAGGAAGGAAAAAACTGTAAAGGCCTGATTTGACTGGATATTTCAGTTGCCAAGGCTATATGATTAGTGAAAATTTCCTCTAAACTTATTTTCGGGATCCTTAGTCCTTTCTCCAAGTTGACATACTCCCTAAACGAAAGGCCAGTCATCTGATAAATAAATGCCCTTCTGCTCAGGTCTGCTGAGGCATTGAGAATTTCCAGCAAAGATGACCCTGTAAATATCAGATTTAGTTCTGGATAAAAATCGTAGATGTTTTTAATTTCTCTAGACCAATTAGGATACTTATGCACCTCATCAAGGACTAGTAGGACTCCGCCTTGCTTAGAAAATTGATCGGCCAGATCTACTAAGGAGTGGGTTGCAAACCAAATGTGATCCAGGGAAACATACAGAGATTGCTCTTCCCTACCCGCATATTCTTTCTTCAAATGTTGAAGAATCAAAGTGGTCTTACCTACACCCCTAGCCCCTGTAATTCCTATTAGACGCCTGTCCCACTGAATTTCATCCATTAGGCTTCGCTGGAAATCCAAGTCTGTCTTGGTGATGATTTTTCTATATAATTCGTAGAGGACTTGCATTATTGTTTATCATAACAAACAAATATAAGTCAATTTTGTATATTATGTTATACGATATTGTTTCAAGTTGTCGGTTGTCAGCTGCCTGCCCTGAGCTTGCCGATGGGTCGGTTGTCGGTTGTGTTTTTTTGTTCACCTGCCTATCTGAGATTGCCAGCCCTGAGCTTTTCGACGGAGCCTCCTCTTGACTCTTGGTTCTTGACTCTCTGCTCTTGGTTCTTGGTTCTCGACTCTTGGCTCTTGGTTCTTGGTTCTCGACTCTTGGCTCTTGGTTCTTGGTTCTCGACTCTTGGTTCTCGACTCTTGGCTCTTGGCTCTTGGTTCTTGGTTCTCAGCTCTTGGTTCTCGGCTCTAAATACTAGAAGTTGGAAAGGAAGTGGATCCGAATTGCTTCCTGTATTCACTAGGTGAAAAACCCATTAATTGCTTAAACTGCCTGGCCAGGTTATTACTGTCCTGAAAACCCAGATCTACTGCAATTTCAAATACACTTTGGTCTGAATGCAACAGCTTCTGGGCCAGCTTATCCATACGTACCTGCGTGATATATTTATACACAGGCTGTCCTGTGATTTTCAAAAATCGCTTTTCTAAAGCCCTGCGGGAAAGCGGTACTTCCCTGACCACCTGATCCACCAAAATATTCCTATCTATATTCCTATGAATAAAAGTCAGAGCTGCTGCCACATAACTATCCGATGAGGCATACATATCAGTAGATGAGCGGGTTATAACCTTTAATGGCGGCACATTGACATCCCTACCTTTATTCATTCCAGTGCGAATCATCTCATCCATAAGCTGGGCCGCTTCATACCCTGCCCGCTCTATATCCAGATCTATGCTAGAAAGCTGCGGATCCGAAAGCTCACAAAATGTCATATCATTGTCCACTCCAAGCACTGCCACTTCCTGTGGTACTTTGATGTTATTGTGGTTGCAGGCTTCTATGATGTGCACTCCCCTATTATCATCGCAGGCCATCAAAGCCAGGGGCTTAGGTAGATTTTTCAACCATTTGCTCAGGGATTTGCTCTTATAATACCACATTTCAGCAGAGTGGGACTTTTTATGCTCGTAGTAATTTACCTCATAGCCAGCCTCATTAATCGCAGCTTCGAAGCCCTCTGCCCGCTCCCTTGACCATACTATGCTATTGAATCCATAGAAGGCAAAATTATAATACCCTTTTTTCAAGAAATACTCCGCCCCCATTCTGCCTGTATCTCTATAGGAACCAGTAATATTAGGAATCTCCCTAAATCTCTCCTTAAAGTCCTGGGCAATGACCGGCAATCCGGCTTCCACAAATTCCTCCTCCATTTCATTGTAGAGCTGACCTATTATCCCATCAGCCTTCCATTCCTTGGCCCAGTCGATGATCCCTCTCACTCCCATCATTTCCCTATAGTAAAGTGGCATACGACAAAAGGTCCATTGTCCATTTTTGGAAGAAAAAGTAGTGATGCCTTTCAGCAGGTATTTACTGTATTCCTCAGCAAAATCCAGTAATAAAATAACCCTATGCATTGGATCCCCCCTTGAATAACTCTTGGATAGAACTGACTCTGGAGTTACTCACCAGAGGCTTGGCCCATATCCCTATAAAAAGAATAAAGCCTAATGGAATAAACAGAAAGAACATGGCTGTCTGTAACCCCAGTACATCCGCCAACCCACCGATTACCAAGGGAACCACAGCACCCCCCATAATTCCAGAGCAAAGCAGACCTGCGAAAGTTCCGTGGGCAAAATCCACAGAATTCAATGCCAATGATATCAAAATTGACCACATCACGGAAAGGCAAAAGCCAGAAAATGCAAAGGCATATAAAACCAAATTCCCGCTTGCCAATAGCCCTGTCAACAAGGTAAGTATCCCGGCAGCGGTAAACAGTATCAATACCATTTTGCTATCCATGAATTTCAAAAGCAAAAGCCCCAGTAAGCAACCTAGTGTCAGCAATCCCCAAAAGTAAGAAATCACCTGTGCGCCCACTGTGCCGGGGTCTGCACCATGATAATCCTGTAGATACTGACTTACCCAATTGGCAATCCCTTGCTCTGTGCCTACATAAGAGAATATTCCCAGAAAATATAGCCAGACCATGCGCTTTTGAAGCAGGTTTTTCAAGGTACTGCCCAACTCTACTTTTTCATCTGATTTTAGTTCCACTCTGGGAAAGCGGGTAAATCCTATGAGAATGATCATCAAACAGGCCAGTGAGGCAAACACAAAATACACGGAAACCCACTTCATATCCATGGGTACCCAGCGCTCCAGCATTCTGATCCAAGAAGGAGCTTCAGGTTGATACAGTGAATTGTTCAGATAGGTATATAGCATAGGACTGAGAAAGGAGGCGGCACCGAAAGCCAACTGACCCAAGACAGAATTGAAGGCAAAGTGCTCCTCCCCCCCGGTCACTCTCAGCAGTGGATTGATCACCACCTGCAGCATGGCCATACCAATACCAATGATAAACAAGGAGCCCAAGGCTG
This genomic window from Algoriphagus sp. TR-M9 contains:
- a CDS encoding MFS transporter, whose translation is MSKTLSKTGKKGQTKILLLIFLIFFVISLMSNILGPIIPGIIDSFSLSYGLAGFLPFSFFVAYGFMSLPSGLLVERWREKPVLLLAFSLAALGALVFGFVPRFGAALGSLFIIGIGMAMLQVVINPLLRVTGGEEHFAFNSVLGQLAFGAASFLSPMLYTYLNNSLYQPEAPSWIRMLERWVPMDMKWVSVYFVFASLACLMIILIGFTRFPRVELKSDEKVELGSTLKNLLQKRMVWLYFLGIFSYVGTEQGIANWVSQYLQDYHGADPGTVGAQVISYFWGLLTLGCLLGLLLLKFMDSKMVLILFTAAGILTLLTGLLASGNLVLYAFAFSGFCLSVMWSILISLALNSVDFAHGTFAGLLCSGIMGGAVVPLVIGGLADVLGLQTAMFFLFIPLGFILFIGIWAKPLVSNSRVSSIQELFKGGSNA
- a CDS encoding AraC family transcriptional regulator, with the translated sequence MHRVILLLDFAEEYSKYLLKGITTFSSKNGQWTFCRMPLYYREMMGVRGIIDWAKEWKADGIIGQLYNEMEEEFVEAGLPVIAQDFKERFREIPNITGSYRDTGRMGAEYFLKKGYYNFAFYGFNSIVWSRERAEGFEAAINEAGYEVNYYEHKKSHSAEMWYYKSKSLSKWLKNLPKPLALMACDDNRGVHIIEACNHNNIKVPQEVAVLGVDNDMTFCELSDPQLSSIDLDIERAGYEAAQLMDEMIRTGMNKGRDVNVPPLKVITRSSTDMYASSDSYVAAALTFIHRNIDRNILVDQVVREVPLSRRALEKRFLKITGQPVYKYITQVRMDKLAQKLLHSDQSVFEIAVDLGFQDSNNLARQFKQLMGFSPSEYRKQFGSTSFPTSSI
- a CDS encoding ATP-binding protein; translated protein: MQVLYELYRKIITKTDLDFQRSLMDEIQWDRRLIGITGARGVGKTTLILQHLKKEYAGREEQSLYVSLDHIWFATHSLVDLADQFSKQGGVLLVLDEVHKYPNWSREIKNIYDFYPELNLIFTGSSLLEILNASADLSRRAFIYQMTGLSFREYVNLEKGLRIPKISLEEIFTNHIALATEISSQIRPLQFFPSYLENGYYPFYRDFGDFTAQQISAVVNLILEVELPQLRKFDIAYVPKIKQLLSIISDSVPFIPNVSKLSQKIGINRTTLLTYLNYLHESKLTTNLYSSSTGISLLQKPEKLYLENTNLAFALGNNVDVGNLRETFFLNQLSHNHSVTLPVESDFRIDQRWKVEVGGRNKDLPKANPIDDFIAADGIEVGFGKKIPLWLFGYLY